In the genome of Dickeya fangzhongdai, one region contains:
- a CDS encoding mannitol-1-phosphate 5-dehydrogenase, producing the protein MKALHFGAGNIGRGFIGKLLADAGISLTFADVNQPLLDAINQRGSYPVRIVGEQQQVETVSQVSAVHSGSPQAVELIAGVDLVTTAVGPQILAKIAGAIAQGLVKRHANGNTSPLNIIACENMVRGTSQLKQHVLAQLPENTQAWVAQHVGFVDSAVDRIVPPAEAGESDPLAVTVETFSEWIVDKTQFNGEPPAIAGMELTDNLMAFVERKLFTLNTGHAITAYLGQRAGHSTIRDAILDPAIRRVVQGAMEESGAVLIRRYGFDADKHQAYIRKILTRFENPWLHDEVERVGRQPLRKLSAGDRLIKPLLGTLEYSLPHDNLIQGIAAAMHYRSEQDPQAQELAALIASQGPKVALAQISGLDADSEVVGKAVSVYNAMQ; encoded by the coding sequence ATGAAAGCATTACATTTTGGGGCCGGCAATATCGGCCGTGGGTTTATCGGCAAGCTGCTGGCGGACGCGGGCATTTCCCTGACGTTTGCCGATGTGAACCAGCCGTTGCTGGATGCCATCAATCAACGCGGTAGCTATCCGGTTCGGATCGTCGGCGAACAACAGCAGGTAGAGACGGTCAGTCAGGTCAGCGCCGTACACAGCGGCAGCCCGCAGGCGGTTGAGCTGATTGCCGGGGTGGACCTGGTGACAACGGCCGTGGGGCCGCAGATTCTGGCGAAGATCGCCGGCGCTATTGCTCAGGGGCTGGTGAAACGCCATGCCAACGGCAACACCTCGCCGCTGAATATTATCGCCTGCGAAAACATGGTGCGCGGCACCAGCCAGCTCAAACAGCATGTGCTGGCGCAATTGCCGGAAAATACGCAGGCGTGGGTCGCGCAGCATGTCGGTTTCGTGGACTCGGCGGTGGACCGTATTGTGCCGCCGGCTGAAGCCGGCGAGTCCGATCCGCTGGCGGTGACGGTGGAAACCTTCAGCGAATGGATTGTGGATAAAACCCAGTTCAACGGCGAGCCGCCGGCGATCGCCGGTATGGAACTGACCGATAATCTGATGGCGTTCGTTGAGCGCAAGCTGTTCACCCTGAACACCGGTCATGCCATCACCGCTTACCTCGGCCAGCGCGCCGGGCACAGCACCATCCGCGACGCCATTCTGGACCCGGCGATCCGCCGCGTGGTGCAGGGGGCGATGGAAGAGAGCGGCGCGGTGCTGATTCGTCGCTACGGTTTTGATGCCGACAAGCATCAGGCTTACATCCGCAAAATTCTTACCCGTTTTGAAAACCCGTGGCTGCACGATGAGGTGGAGCGCGTCGGCCGTCAGCCGCTGCGTAAACTCAGCGCTGGCGATCGCCTGATCAAACCGTTGCTGGGCACGCTGGAATACAGCCTGCCGCATGACAACCTGATCCAGGGTATTGCCGCCGCGATGCATTATCGCAGCGAGCAGGACCCGCAGGCGCAGGAACTGGCGGCATTGATCGCCTCGCAAGGGCCGAAGGTTGCGCTGGCGCAGATTTCCGGTCTGGACGCTGACAGCGAGGTTGTCGGAAAAGCGGTGAGTGTGTATAACGCCATGCAGTAA
- a CDS encoding methyl-accepting chemotaxis protein: protein MAIKFENIKVGRKLGLGFSLILLLTVIIAAVSVHYIEILKGRFEKVIFSNQISDEVNEARYYRVLYSTSYNPDSIQQNTKHIDNIVNLISSIQDKSWRGDYDDKLSNIARLISQYKERQKNYTDAIAKKDDVRKSWNLSDSEKPLKQIEQQVAGNLPLQLQLSTLHQKLVTVRYLVRGLLLSLNSDAEKPLVTSLDDAQAALNQFIQALTPEQQAIMAPVVSTLSTYKTQVLAYLPAYQTEMNQAKQLGETANQLLDNVDKMVTEETAATQSDITSAEWQIAITALITLVLGALIAWYISRQITQPLNNTVAIAESIAIGDLTIAIETTRRDELGMLFGAMAKMKANLHNMIDDIRMGVSQITTAASEIVTGNNDLAARTESQAASVEQTAASMEQLTSTVKQNAANAHQANKLVLDATHTAQEGGKLVEDVVQTMSDIEGSSKRIAEITSVINGIAFQTNILALNAAVEAARAGEQGRGFAVVANEVRNLAQRSSQAAKEIEGLISTSVDQVSKGAHLVHSAGKTMQEIVTAVTHVHDIMGEITVASDEQSRGIAQVNQAIVEMDSTTQQNAALVQQSSAAASSLEEQAVMLSNTVSAFRLSSTQELAPASHGLPFAGHQQQLSYKR from the coding sequence AAGTCGGCAGGAAGTTAGGATTAGGGTTTTCCTTAATTCTGTTGCTGACCGTCATTATTGCTGCAGTAAGCGTACACTACATCGAAATACTGAAAGGGCGTTTTGAAAAAGTTATCTTTAGCAATCAAATCAGCGATGAGGTTAATGAAGCCCGTTATTATCGTGTTTTGTATAGCACAAGTTATAACCCGGATAGCATCCAGCAAAACACCAAACATATTGATAACATTGTTAATTTAATCTCTTCAATCCAGGATAAATCCTGGCGCGGCGATTACGACGACAAACTGAGCAATATCGCCAGGCTCATCAGCCAATATAAAGAAAGACAAAAAAACTATACCGACGCCATCGCCAAAAAAGATGACGTCAGAAAAAGCTGGAACCTGTCCGATTCGGAAAAACCGCTCAAGCAGATCGAGCAACAGGTTGCCGGCAATCTGCCGCTTCAGTTGCAGTTAAGCACGCTGCACCAGAAGCTGGTGACGGTCCGCTATCTGGTGCGCGGCCTGTTGCTATCGCTGAACAGTGATGCTGAAAAACCGCTGGTTACCTCGCTGGATGACGCGCAGGCGGCGCTTAATCAGTTTATTCAAGCGCTGACGCCGGAACAGCAAGCCATCATGGCGCCGGTGGTTTCTACGCTTTCGACCTACAAAACGCAGGTACTGGCTTACCTTCCGGCTTATCAGACGGAGATGAATCAGGCCAAACAGCTGGGTGAAACCGCCAATCAACTGCTCGACAATGTCGACAAGATGGTCACCGAGGAAACCGCCGCCACCCAGAGCGATATCACCAGCGCCGAATGGCAGATTGCTATCACCGCGCTGATTACGCTGGTGCTGGGCGCGCTGATTGCCTGGTATATTTCCCGCCAGATTACCCAGCCGCTGAACAACACCGTAGCTATCGCCGAAAGCATCGCCATCGGCGATCTGACCATCGCCATTGAAACCACACGCCGTGACGAACTGGGCATGTTGTTTGGCGCTATGGCGAAAATGAAGGCCAATCTGCACAACATGATCGATGACATCCGTATGGGCGTCAGCCAGATCACCACCGCCGCCAGCGAAATCGTCACCGGTAACAATGACCTGGCCGCCCGTACCGAATCCCAGGCCGCGTCGGTGGAACAAACCGCCGCCAGCATGGAACAACTGACCTCCACCGTGAAACAGAACGCCGCTAACGCGCATCAGGCCAACAAGCTGGTGCTGGATGCGACGCACACGGCACAGGAAGGCGGCAAACTGGTGGAAGACGTGGTGCAAACCATGTCCGACATCGAGGGCAGTTCCAAACGGATTGCGGAAATCACCTCGGTGATCAACGGCATCGCCTTCCAGACCAATATTCTGGCGCTCAACGCCGCGGTGGAAGCCGCCCGCGCCGGTGAACAAGGCCGCGGTTTTGCCGTAGTGGCCAACGAAGTACGCAACCTGGCGCAACGCAGCTCGCAGGCGGCCAAAGAGATTGAAGGTTTGATCTCCACCTCGGTCGATCAGGTATCGAAAGGCGCCCATCTGGTGCACTCAGCCGGTAAAACCATGCAGGAAATTGTGACGGCGGTGACGCATGTGCACGACATCATGGGGGAAATTACGGTCGCGTCCGATGAACAAAGCCGCGGTATCGCCCAGGTGAATCAGGCGATCGTCGAGATGGACAGCACCACCCAGCAGAACGCCGCGCTGGTGCAGCAATCTTCCGCGGCTGCCAGCTCGCTGGAAGAACAGGCGGTCATGCTCTCCAACACCGTGTCGGCTTTCCGCCTCTCCTCCACGCAGGAACTGGCGCCCGCCAGCCACGGTTTGCCGTTTGCCGGTCATCAACAGCAGCTGTCTTATAAGCGGTAA
- a CDS encoding MltR family transcriptional regulator, producing MKSHAPVESAAPTRRGNTVRGINVREATMDDTQAFENRVLESLNASKTVRSFMLMAVELLAEAVSLLMLQAFRKDDYAVKYAVEPLLSGSGPLGELSVRLKLIYGLGMISRKEYEDTELLMALGEELTHDEHGYRFTDDEILGPISELHCVSSLPPSPMLPPSVDPDDALLAAMQQQRYQQMVRSTLVLSLTELIAGISLKKAF from the coding sequence ATGAAAAGCCATGCCCCCGTGGAGTCAGCCGCTCCAACGCGCAGGGGCAATACTGTGCGCGGAATTAACGTACGAGAAGCGACGATGGACGATACGCAGGCATTTGAAAACCGGGTACTGGAATCCCTGAATGCATCGAAAACGGTCAGAAGCTTTATGCTGATGGCCGTCGAATTATTGGCGGAAGCCGTCAGCCTGCTGATGCTGCAGGCGTTTCGCAAAGACGATTATGCCGTGAAGTACGCCGTCGAACCCCTGTTATCCGGCAGCGGGCCGCTGGGCGAGCTGTCAGTGCGGTTGAAGCTGATTTACGGTCTGGGGATGATCAGCCGTAAAGAATACGAAGATACCGAGCTGCTGATGGCGCTGGGCGAGGAGCTGACCCACGATGAGCATGGATACCGGTTTACCGATGATGAAATTCTCGGACCGATCAGCGAGCTGCATTGTGTGAGCAGCCTGCCGCCGTCGCCGATGCTGCCGCCGAGCGTCGATCCCGACGACGCGTTGCTGGCGGCCATGCAACAGCAGCGTTATCAGCAGATGGTGCGTTCCACGCTGGTGCTGTCGCTGACCGAACTTATCGCCGGCATCAGCCTGAAAAAGGCGTTCTGA
- the tnpA gene encoding IS200/IS605 family transposase: MGDEKSLAHTRWNCKYHIVFAPKYRRQAFYGEKRLAIGSILRKLCEWKNVRILEAECCADHIHMLVEIPPKMSVSGFMGYLKGKSSLMLYEQFGDLKFKYRNREFWCRGYYVDTVGKNTAKIQEYIKHQLEEDKMGEQLSIPYPGSPFTGRK, from the coding sequence ATGGGGGACGAAAAGAGCTTAGCGCACACCCGATGGAACTGTAAATATCACATAGTTTTTGCGCCAAAATACCGAAGACAGGCGTTCTACGGAGAGAAACGCCTGGCGATAGGCAGCATTTTAAGAAAGCTGTGTGAGTGGAAAAACGTACGTATTCTGGAAGCGGAATGCTGCGCAGATCATATCCATATGCTTGTGGAAATCCCGCCCAAAATGAGCGTATCCGGCTTTATGGGATATCTGAAAGGGAAAAGCAGTCTGATGCTTTATGAGCAGTTTGGAGATCTGAAATTCAAATACAGGAACAGGGAGTTCTGGTGCCGGGGATATTACGTAGATACGGTAGGGAAGAACACGGCGAAGATACAGGAATACATAAAGCACCAGCTTGAAGAGGATAAAATGGGAGAGCAGTTGTCGATCCCTTATCCGGGTAGCCCGTTTACGGGCCGTAAGTAA